One window from the genome of Leptospira johnsonii encodes:
- a CDS encoding 7TM diverse intracellular signaling domain-containing protein, translating to MLLVLISSFGSIFAKELPFILKTNEHNKNITPELYLWEKTDTENVPPPSNQINGWKKIGANALNFNFSKRSYWLKFRIRFREEIRENLYFVIRWKAHDLAELYTPNGVSPLQRVGDTLSKSDWPVKNVLYPTLLLQGEPGEEKEFIVRIKSESIMSFPIDIMDEAGVRANLAIETGVFSLSACLYGMLILVALLYYRATEYKEFLLYTCYAFCMGASYDVNYGNAIELFWEDSPLWAEKVNYFFFNLGGLFGFQFIRKFLETETFLPWVDRILFFFALVLGLTLPLIFMMETIAYLTLTNEIIYSISIPMILISGIYLRGRGNRKLNLFLVSWGMYLTLGYISIFYYMGYLEYGFFTVYSVPLFFPADLLILLYNIIQKYSQNLEEKNSLLETLRGFLNKPRYARSKISGLDVDESLNALENLMNTEKLFAEEEVTIQMVASKIGLSTHQLSELLNSRLEMGFAAYLNSKRIEEAKLLLKNDTEDNILNIAFAVGFGSKTSFNVEFKKATGLTPKQYKSFVQKAIL from the coding sequence TTGCTTCTCGTTCTTATTTCGAGCTTCGGTTCCATCTTTGCAAAAGAACTTCCGTTCATTCTAAAAACAAACGAACATAATAAAAACATTACACCCGAACTTTACCTTTGGGAAAAAACGGATACCGAAAATGTTCCTCCACCTTCGAATCAAATTAACGGTTGGAAAAAAATTGGAGCGAACGCCTTAAATTTCAATTTTTCTAAAAGATCGTATTGGTTAAAATTCAGAATTCGATTTCGAGAAGAAATTCGTGAAAATCTTTACTTCGTAATTCGGTGGAAGGCTCACGATCTAGCTGAATTATATACCCCAAATGGGGTAAGTCCATTACAAAGAGTAGGGGATACATTATCAAAAAGTGATTGGCCTGTGAAAAATGTTCTCTATCCGACCTTGCTTTTGCAAGGAGAGCCTGGAGAAGAAAAAGAATTTATCGTTAGAATCAAATCAGAATCCATTATGTCATTTCCGATCGATATTATGGATGAGGCGGGGGTCCGGGCAAATCTCGCGATCGAAACCGGAGTATTTTCTCTTTCCGCGTGCTTATATGGGATGCTAATCCTTGTCGCCTTGCTGTATTATAGAGCAACAGAATATAAGGAATTTCTACTATATACCTGCTATGCTTTCTGTATGGGAGCTTCTTACGACGTAAATTACGGAAATGCGATAGAGCTTTTTTGGGAAGACTCCCCTCTTTGGGCCGAGAAAGTGAATTACTTCTTCTTTAATTTGGGCGGTCTATTTGGATTCCAATTTATCCGAAAGTTTTTGGAAACAGAAACATTTTTGCCCTGGGTCGATCGGATCTTATTTTTTTTCGCACTAGTTCTGGGTCTTACCCTTCCACTCATCTTCATGATGGAAACCATTGCGTATCTCACCCTGACCAACGAGATCATTTATTCCATTTCTATCCCAATGATATTGATTTCAGGGATCTATCTGAGAGGGAGGGGGAATCGTAAATTAAACCTGTTTTTGGTTTCCTGGGGAATGTATCTAACCTTAGGATATATTAGTATCTTTTACTATATGGGATATTTGGAATACGGGTTTTTCACAGTGTATTCGGTACCACTATTCTTTCCTGCGGACCTTCTTATCCTGCTTTATAATATTATCCAAAAATATTCTCAGAATTTGGAAGAGAAGAATAGCCTTTTAGAAACATTACGAGGTTTTCTAAACAAGCCTAGATACGCTCGTTCTAAGATCTCAGGTCTGGACGTGGATGAATCCCTGAATGCTCTCGAAAATCTGATGAATACTGAGAAATTGTTCGCAGAGGAAGAAGTTACCATTCAGATGGTGGCCTCTAAGATCGGTTTGAGTACTCACCAATTGTCCGAACTTCTGAATTCCAGACTGGAAATGGGATTTGCAGCTTATTTGAATTCTAAAAGGATAGAAGAAGCCAAACTTCTTCTGAAAAACGATACCGAGGATAATATTCTGAATATTGCGTTTGCAGTAGGTTTCGGTTCTAAAACTTCTTTTAATGTAGAGTTTAAGAAGGCGACCGGGCTAACTCCAAAACAATACAAAAGTTTTGTTCAAAAAGCGATTTTATAA
- a CDS encoding nuclear transport factor 2 family protein: MHPNEAKIRDFYKSFHSRNSASIADFYSQDAEFSDPVFPKLKGGAVPGMWSMLLERMDPNATIELVEANASAETGTAYWVATYLFSKTGRQVQNHIKSEFQFKNGKVVKQKDRFPLWKWTRMALGAPGVLLGWTPLIQGKVRSEAARNLEHYLRKKGIKA, from the coding sequence ATGCATCCAAACGAAGCCAAAATTAGAGACTTTTATAAAAGTTTTCATTCTAGAAATTCCGCAAGTATTGCAGACTTCTATTCACAAGACGCTGAATTTTCAGATCCGGTATTTCCTAAATTGAAAGGAGGCGCGGTGCCTGGAATGTGGTCCATGCTCTTAGAAAGAATGGATCCGAACGCCACGATAGAATTGGTTGAAGCAAATGCTAGTGCTGAAACCGGAACCGCATACTGGGTGGCAACTTATCTGTTCTCAAAAACAGGAAGGCAGGTCCAAAACCATATCAAATCCGAATTCCAATTTAAAAACGGAAAAGTAGTCAAACAAAAGGATAGATTTCCTCTCTGGAAATGGACCAGAATGGCTTTAGGCGCTCCCGGAGTTCTTTTGGGGTGGACACCTTTAATCCAAGGAAAGGTCAGATCAGAGGCCGCCAGAAATTTGGAACATTATCTTAGGAAAAAAGGGATCAAAGCTTAG
- a CDS encoding RNA polymerase sigma factor gives MEKSVTIQDEFTDTIRIALEGRPRAMEVLLEKIQDYIFNLSLRMLWDPQEAEDATQEILFKISNKLSGFRFESKFTTWVYSIASNHLLTIKRPKNIVHLSRIRQEYLSKPNSISLEDQIEDKILEEEIRFGCVHAVLLKLNSADRIVFVLSSVYGMSSEEGAEILSISSENFRQKLSRSKKKLSEFLSKECGMWIDNKRSCPCIGLSGHLLDRNRDNVSFFTELKRLKKKSPSLEDSKVLEHLKELDRLAWIYKSQGIYETPKEILEKLGAS, from the coding sequence ATGGAAAAATCCGTAACCATACAAGACGAGTTTACGGATACGATCCGGATCGCCCTAGAAGGAAGACCTAGGGCGATGGAAGTTCTTTTGGAAAAGATCCAAGACTATATCTTTAATCTTTCTTTAAGAATGTTATGGGATCCTCAAGAAGCGGAAGATGCGACCCAAGAAATATTATTCAAAATTTCTAATAAACTTTCCGGATTCCGATTCGAGAGCAAGTTCACTACTTGGGTATATTCCATCGCGAGCAATCATCTTCTTACAATTAAAAGACCTAAGAATATTGTACATTTAAGTAGAATACGCCAAGAATATCTATCTAAGCCGAATTCTATCTCCCTAGAAGATCAGATAGAAGATAAAATCTTGGAAGAAGAGATCCGATTCGGTTGTGTACATGCAGTTTTATTAAAATTGAATTCCGCGGACAGGATAGTATTCGTTCTATCCTCGGTTTATGGAATGAGTAGCGAAGAAGGAGCCGAAATTTTGAGTATCAGTTCCGAAAACTTCCGCCAAAAATTGTCGAGATCCAAAAAGAAACTGTCAGAGTTTCTATCCAAAGAATGTGGGATGTGGATCGATAATAAAAGGTCCTGTCCTTGTATAGGATTGTCCGGGCATCTTTTAGATCGGAACAGGGATAATGTTTCTTTCTTTACGGAACTGAAAAGGTTAAAAAAGAAAAGTCCTAGTTTAGAAGATTCTAAAGTATTAGAACATTTAAAAGAGCTGGATAGACTCGCCTGGATCTATAAAAGCCAAGGGATTTACGAAACACCCAAGGAAATTTTAGAAAAATTGGGAGCTTCTTAA